Part of the Wolbachia endosymbiont of Ctenocephalides felis wCfeJ genome, ATACTTTTCTCTGCCCAGTGATTTATGGTATTGATGGGGTCAGTGTTACCTGGAATAATGTTGTCCTTATGTGGTGGTATAGAGAGTGAATGCATAATAACGATGCTACACCCAGCGCTAGCAATTGCTTTTAGGGTATTATCATCTAGATCTCCTTTAACATCGTTTATCCAAGCAATGTTATAATATTCCAAAGCTTTTAAAATAACATCCGGCCAGAAACTATCAATACTGACTTTAATATCGCCAGCTTTCATATAATGACTGAGATTATCAAGTACTGGTTTTAACCGTGCATATTCTTCCTCTGGGGTCTGCATCGAAGACCCAGGCCTTGTTGATTGAGCACCAAGATCAACTACGCTTGCACCATCTGATACCAGTTGCAATGCCTGCTTAGTTGCTTGGTCTACATCATAATAAAGACCACCATCTGAAAATGAATCAGGAGTGACGTTGACAATTCCCACAAGCTCTGGTGAAAGCATAAAACTTTTTAAAAAGCAGTCTTGAACGCTAGGAGTGTTGTGAACAACAGTACCAAACGTCTTGTTGGTTGTTGGAATATTACCCATGGGGTTGAGCATTGCCATCAAGTGAAGCAAAAATGGTCTGTTCAACAATTCTGGGTGAGGAATTTTAAGGTAGGGTGCATCGAGCGTTAGATCATCCCATAATAAAATATCCAAGTCGATAATACGAGGTGCCCACTTTTCATGAATCTGTGGACGACCAATGTCACATTCGATTTGTTTTAGACCTTTTAATAGCTCTTCGGGAGAAGCAAGACAGCTTCCATACACAACCATATTAAGAAATGGCTTGTTCCACTCAGTTGGGGCACCATTTGGTAAAATAGCTTTAGTTTCTAAGACAATCGAAAATTTTAGGTCTTTAAAATAATGCTCCTTTAGTAGTTGAGCAGCTTTTTGTAAATTAGAAAGGCGATTTCCTATATTTGAGCCAATAGAAATATAAATCATTAGGTATCTTCCTGCTCTTGCAGTGCATTGCTATAGGTAAAGAGAACACCCCCATGCACATCGGGAACGGGTGGTGCAACTTTGTGAGCAGTCACTCTTATAGAAGAAATAATATGCCTTTTCTGCATTAAAAGGTTACTAATGGTTATATATACATCATGAGTGAAATGCTCGATTAAATTGAATTGCTTGCTTTGAGCAAGCGATTTTATACTCTGCACTACTTCCAGATAGCAAACAGTATCCTCAAGCCGATCAGTTATAAATCCTACAGGAGGAGACTTAAAGATAAAATCAACATTAATACTCACTAATTGGGAATGAAACTTCTCTTCCGTACTACAGCCTAAATGAACCCAAAGCCGTAAATCCTGGATAAGGAGGTTACATAACGGTTTTGTACCTAGTCCCATCTTTATACTTATCTAGCTTACAAAAACCCACATGTTTCCGAAGTTTACCGAATTACTCAAGAGAAATTTTCCCCCTTTATTGATGAAAACCCCCTCAGCAATGTGCATATGCGTTCATCATTCCATCAAGAAAACCCCATAAAAGCTTTGCTCCTTTTTTAGCACCTTGCATAACTTTCCCTTGTTCTTCTTCATTTAAATCCGCAATAAGGTTTGCGCATTCCTCAGAATGCCACTCATCAGCATGCATGTGAACAGTAAAGAATTGGAGGGAGCGCTCATCATTTATTGAATAGTGTTTTTTGAGACCATCAATTTTAGATTTAGAAACCTCAGGGGTTTGACGTTCATAAGCATGAAGAGCCCCAAGACCCATTGCAAAGCCTGACCGTACAATATCAAAGTAACCATCAACCAATTCTTGTGTCTCCTTGATTTGCGCATCTTCACGAAGATCGGACCGTGAGACACCAAGCCCTTCAGCAAAACGTTGCCATAGCTCTGGATGGTTCTCATCACCTTGCTCTTCCTCCACTAAATTACCAAGCAAAACTTGTCGCATTTTCAGATTTGGGCACAAAGAATGTATACTACTGATATAGCGAGGAAATGCGGCAACATGATGATAATATTCCTTAGCGTAAACCTGTAGAGCTTCAAGACTCAAGTTTCCTTCATTCCAGGACTGATAAAACTGATGTTTCAATAAATGTAAATCATCTAATTCTTTATTAAGCAATTGAACGAACGTTATAATAACTCCTAAGTTAACACAAAACTATTCTAGGCTATTCATAGACTTGTTAGATGTCAAGAGATATAAGAATTTGTGTACTGCCCAAAGGACATGGATAATATATTATTCAGCACTTCCTAACTTATCATGCTATACCACTGCTCTTCATCCAAAATTTTTACACCTAATTCCACTGCTTTTTTGTATTTAGTTCCTGGTTTTTCTCCTGAAACTAGGTAGTCAGTTTTAGCAGAAAGATTTGAACTAACTTTTGCTCCTAGAGCTTTGGCTCTTACTTTTGCCTCTCCTCTACTCATAGTAAGTAGTTTGCCGGTAAACACTATAACTTTATTATTCAAAATAGAATCGCTAGAGTTGGAGCTGACAGGCAGAATTTGAAGATAATCAGTAAGATCCTTCAACATTTTGGTGTTGTGTTCCTTAGAAAAAAATGATTCCAAAGATTTAGCCGCTTTGTCTCCTATGCCATCTATACCTACTAGCTCATCACTAAAAGATTTGGCTGCTTTCTTCTCTGCGCCATCTATCTCAGCATCATCTGATAACAGTTTGATCATCGAACTATACCAATTATCATAAGAGACATAATAATTTACAAGCAATGCTGCTGCAACTTGGCCAATAAATCTAATACCCAAGGAAAATATAAACCTATCTAGAGTTATTACCTTTCTACTTTGTATAGCATTTAATAAATTAGTTATTGATTTTTCGCCCCAGCCAGACTGTTCTTCCAGATTGAATTCATTTAATTTTTCTTCTAAGGTAAAAATATCTGGGATTTGCTTTACTAAACCAAGGTCATAAAAAAACTTTATCTGCTTTTCACCAAGGCCAACAATGTCAAATGCATCTTTCGATACAAAATGTTTCAGTTTTTCTATTATTTGAGCTCTGCAGGTAAATTCCTCAGGGCACCTTATTGCTACTCCCTCAATCTGTACTTTACTACCGCATTCAGGGCATACTTCAGGAAATACAAATTCAGGTGCATCCGTATGACGAGAGCCTTTATCTACTCTGACAATCTGAGGAATCACATCTCCTGCCCTTTTGATTGTTACAACATCTCCTTCTCTTATGTCTTTACGTTTTATCTCATCTTGGTTATGCAGGCTTGCTCTACTGACTAGCACTCCACCAATATTGACTGGAACTAAATCTGCGACTGGAGTTAAAACTCCCGTTCTACCCACCTGTATAAATATTTTATTTAACTTTGTCTTTGCATAAACTGCAGAAAATTTGTATGCAAGCGCTGAGCGCGGTGCTTTATGGGTACTTCCTAGGCGATTTTGCAGCACCAAATCATTGACTTTGTAGACTATTCCATCAATATCATAATCCAAGTTATAGCGACAATCATAGATCTCGTTATAGAACTTCAGCATTCCATTCAAACTGCTTGTTAAGAACCGATGCTCATTTACGCAAAAGCCAAGTTCCTCAAGCCTCTCTAGTACTTCACTTTGGCTTTTTTCCGTTCCGCCAATCAAAGAATAAGCAAAATATCTAAGTGGTCTACTTGCCGTAACGTTCGCATCCAACTGTTTCAGAGAACCAGCAGCCGCATTTCTAGGATTGGCAAACTCATTGTTTTCATTTAACTTTAAAAAGTCGCTGTTACTGATATATATTTCACCTCTTACTTCTAATCTGCCTTTTACACCAGGCAAAACTCTAGGAAAGCCTTTTATTGTTGCAACATTATGAGTGACATCTTCTCCTATGAAACCGTCACCTCGAGTTGCGGCTCTAACGAATCTTCCATCCTCATAAATTGCAGAAAACGACAACCCATCAATTTTTGGCTCACATAATATCTCTATTTCATCCTCAATTAAAAACCTCTTTATCTTAGATAAAAATCTCTCTACACCTTCCTCATCATAAGCGTTCTCAAGGGAAAGCATAGGTTCCTGATGTTCCACTTTGGAAAATCTTTCATCAGGTGCAGCACCAACGCCATTTTGTGTTACATCAGTTTCTGGAAGTTGTGCTTCTATTTCAGCTGCCTTTCGCTTCAGCTCATCATATTCAGCATCGGTAATTTCCGGCTTATTTTTTTGATGATACAAGACATCATGATAACTCATCTTCATTTGCAATTCAGCAAGTTCTCGTCGCAAATCTTCTAAATTAGTCATATCTCTTTGAACATAGGAACTAGTGCATAAATATGAAGTCAGATTAGTTTTTCCGTCAAGCCGTGAATTTTTGTAAATTCAATGTATGGTAGAGGTAAAGTACTAAAAAATCAAGAGAAGTATTGCAAGTAGGTAAAAGCGATAGATTTATTTGCAACCAGTGACCAGAATTATTTATCATAACTTTGGAGCTGTATAAATTTTGTATGATAATATTAATAACAAACGATGATGGTTTTGAAAGTGAAGGAATAAAATTACTCAAAGAAGTTGCGCAAAATTTTGCATCAGAAATATGGGTAGTGGCACCAGATACTGACAGGAGTGGGGCAGCAAGATCTCTTGATTACCCAATAAGACAATCTATTAGAGTAAATCAACGTGGTGAAAGGGAGTTTAGTGTATCTGGTACCCCTGCAGATTGTGTTATTATTGCACTGAATAAAATTATGAATAAAAAGCCAGATTTAGTACTATCTGGAGTAAATATTGGTTCAAACGTTGGAGATGACGTTTGTTATTCAGGAACAATTGGTGCTGTAATGGAAAGCGCTGCAAGATCTATACCTTCTATTGCGCTAAGTCAGGTGTATCATAATGGTATGATACACTGGCACAATACAAAGGTTTTTGCACCCAAGATTATCGCTAAACTAGTTGAAATTGGCTGGCCTAAAAATATAGCAATGAGCGTAAATTTTCCTGCTACAGAGAAAGTGAAAGGAGTAGAATTTGCTGAGCAAGGCGAATATAACATTGATGGAGACTTAACTTTCACTGAAAATTTCGATGGCTCTTTAAGTTTAAATTGGTCGCGAGAGCACTCAGGTAGTGGCAGTGTAGGCAAAATCAAAGAAGGATTTATCACTATCACACCAATAAAATTAGATTTTACAGATTATGATACGTTGAATGCTATGAAAAATTCTCACGCAGACAAATTTTTTCCATAGTTAATTGAAAAAACATTTGCAAATCTTTTATTAGCCAAATAATATGTGGCTATTAGACATAATAGCCTCCTACTTCGCACCTTTTTAGGTGCGAGTTGAGGTTGTGTTTAGATTCAAAGCTTTGGTGTCTATTCAGGAACGTAGTTAATTTGCGAATATTGAAGCAAAAGTGTAGCTCCTCCTATTAAAGATTAATAGAGTTGTACTTTTTAAATATGAGAAGTCAAGATTTGTGTATGTTATATATAAACTTGCTACCTCAGTTCACTGTAACCTGATTAATACAAAAACATATGTTAATATTTGTTTTGATCCGAAGAAGATGGAATTTTAAGCATTATTCATAAAGCAACGCAAGGTAAAAATTACATAGATCCTGAGTATGCAAAGAGGCGAAAAGCTTCTGAAGAAGGGGGGTTAATGTGGGAAGCATACCATTTTGGCACCAGGGAAGACGGTAGGCAATAGGAAATTTACAAAAATCCATTTTTAACTTACACTATAACTTTAAACCTACAACTTATGCGTAATAGGCTTATAATCAAATCTTTTTCGGTGCTGTCCATCCTTTTACTTGCTTTATATATAATATTACCGAATTTCTTCGATAATAAGCTTCTTGTTTCAAAAAAGCGAATAAACTTGGGGCTTGACCTGAAAGGTGGGTCATCTCTGCTTCTTAACGTAGATTTGGATTCTTACTTTAAAGAAAAACTGAGTATGTTAGCTGACGAGATAAGAGAAAGTCTGCCAACAAAAAACATTCAATCTAGCGTAGAAGGTAACAAACAAGTGGTTGTAACTTTGAATAATATCGATGACCATAAGAAAGTTTCAACGTTAGTCCATAAAATAAACCCAAATTTAGAGCTAAATAGGAAAGATGCTTCGATTTTCATTTCATATAAGCCTCATTATAAAAGTTCCCTAATCAATGAAGTAGTTTCAGAGTCGATAAGTAATGTCCAAAGGCGTTTGGATAAGCTTGGCACAAAGGAAGTAAGTGTGCAAAAACAAGGACAGGATAAGATATTAGTCCAAGTGCCTGGAGTAGAAGACACTGAACAAATAAAATCTCTGCTTGGTAAAACTGCTAAGCTAGCTTTCCATTTGGCAAACACTAATGTCGCTAAAATGCAGGATATAGACCACGAAACTACCGTCATACTCAAGGATTCTTTAGGTAACTCTTATCCAATATTCCGCAAAACTGAAATAGGCGGTGATTCGTTAGTTAATGCATCAGTTAGATTTGGTCAACTAGGAAAACCCTCAGTACATTTTAAATTTGACAGCATAGCGAGTAAAAGATTTGCAAAAATTACTAAAGAAAACGTGGGAAAACCCTTTGCAATTATTCTCGATAACACAGTTTTAACTGTACCAACAATACGTGAACCAATTTTAAATGGAGAGGGAGAAATTAGTGGCAATTTCACTGAAAAACAAGCAAGTGAGCTTGCAATACTTTTAAAATCTGGGGCACTGCCAGCACCACTTAAAATAATAGAAGAGAAAAATATTGGCCCAAGTCTGGGAGAAGAGTCAATAAAAGCAGGAGAAATAGCAGCGATGATCTCTATCGTAGCTGTTGCTTTATTTATAATTGTTACTTACGGCAAGTTAGGCATATTAGCCTCTGTTGCACTGCTTTTTAATGTAATTTCCATATTGTTAATCCTCACTCTACTTGAAGCAACTCTTACTCTACCGGGAATTGCTGGTATTGCGCTGACTGTTGGTATGTCGGTTGATGCAAACGTTTTGATATTTGAACGCATTCGTGAGGAAATGAAGTTAGGAAAAAGAACAGTCCGTGCCATTGAAGAGGGTTTTAAAAACGCAATAAAGACAATCCTTGATTCAAATCTCACCACACTAATTGCTGCTGGGATAATGTTTGCCATTGGCAGCGGAGCAATCAGAGGCTTCTCTGTTACTTTGTCAATAGGCATCTTATGCTCAATGTTCTCTGCAATTACAGTCACAAAACTTCTAATAGAGTTGTGTGTGGATCCGAAGAAGTTGGTGCTTTAAGTTTTAGCAGCCACTAAATTCTTATCTTCACCTTTAATTTCTGAAGGATCAACCGATTCAAGAGTATTACTAGGTTGTCGTCCATTGACATTAGGGTCACTTGTAGTGCAATTGTCATTCTTTTCCTGCGAAGAAAAGTGTTCTTTTACTACTTCAACTGTAGCCTTTATAAATTCTCCTGCAACACAAGCTAAAAGTGGTATACCAATTCCTATTATTATACCTATTCCAATTGTTGACATCGCACCAAGGGAAACTGTATTCACAGATGCAGCAAGGCCAACTCCAATTGCTATGCTAGAAATATGTGATAAGCTCCATGACCCAAGTAGCTCTTCGTGACCTGCTTGATATAACGTGAAAAGTAACCAAAAAATTAATGTAGAGGATAATGCTGCAGAGGCGATAATGGCGCTGCCTAAAACAATGGGCAAAAAAGCTGTAAAACCTAGAGCAGAACCAATAAGACCTGTAATACACCCTATTGTCCCACCTACTGCTAATGTTACTCCCGCAAAAAATGTTATTACTTCAAGTGTTTCCCTACTCATGATTCTCCTTTAAGATGTTTAATAATAAAATAATATTTTATTATTAATTGTTTGTCAAGTTATTTTGCCTATCAACCTGGTTCCAAAATAGCAAAATTGCTGTATAATATCATTTTGAGGTTTTATTTCTAATGCATAAGCTTGCGATACTTTTTTCTATACTGCTTGCAATAGGTGCTTACTATTTAAACAATGAAGTGATATTTGAAGTAGCAAAGCTATTTAGTGATATATTCATCAGTTTGCTCAAACTAATCAGTTTACCTTTGGTTTTCCTATCTATAGTGTCCACAATTTCAGGGCTTAAAGACTCAATTGCAATTAAAACCTTAGTTAAGAAAACATTATTTTATACGCTGCTTACAACCATTATAGCTGCATTTGTTGCATTATCGTTTTATCTGCTAATAGATCCAGTAAGAAAAAACTTCATAAGTAATGCGATAGAAAGTGTGAATGACGGCAACCATAATTACTTTGCATACTTGAAATCACTCATTCCTTCAAATTTTGTACAAGTCTTTCTTGAAAATAACGTTATTGGTAGCGTATTGATCGCTTTTTTAATGGGTGGAGCTGTCATTTCACTTTCAAAAGAAAAACAGGATATATTACATCAGGTGTTTTCTGCACTTTTCGACACGTTACTTAAAATCGCCCAAGGGTTACTAAAGTTCATTCCACTTGCTGTATGGTCTTTTATTACATGTTTTCTGCACGAATTAAAAAGTGGTAGCGAATTTTATAGCCTATTGTGGTATTTTACCTGCATAATGTCTGCAAATTTCGTGCAAGCGTTTCTGGTTTTACCGCTACTTATGTGGTATAAAGGCATATCGCCAATTCAAACACTGAAGGGAGTAATGCCAGCACTCACGCTTGCGTTTTTTTCTAAATCATCCAGTGCAACACTGCCAACAACTATAAACTGCGTGCAAAATAAGCTGAAGGTGCCAAAAAAATTATCGTCTTTTATCTTACCGATATGCACAACGATCAATATGAACGCATGTGCTGCGTTTATTCTGATCACAGTAATGTTTGTTGCAGAGATGAATGGACACACATTTTCCTTAAGCGAAATGTTTATATGGATTTTTTTAGCTACAGGAGCTGCAATTGGTAACGCTGGAGTGCCGATGGGGTGCTATTTTATGGCAACTAGTTATCTTGTATCGATGAACGTTCCTTTGTATATTATGGGACTGATTTTGCCTATTTACACGATCATTGACATGTGTGAAACTGCGATAAACGTATGGTCTGATGTTTGCGTAACTCAAATTATTAACAAAGAATATAAGGATGAAATTTAAAAAATGACATTAGATAAAGGTAACCCAATAATAAAGGAATTTGAGGAGGCAGGAGCGATTTTGCACGGGCATTTTGTTTTATCCTCTGGGCTACATAGCGATACATATATACAATGCGCTAAGATTTTTGAGAATCCAAGCAGAGCCATGAAAGTTTGTAAACTACTGGCACACAAGATAAAAAAGGAAATAAGTAGCCCAATAGATTTAATACTATCTCCCGCAATTGGTGGAATAATCGTGGGTTACGAGATTGGCAGGCAGCTTGGAATCAGGACGATGTTTTGCGAGCGCGTTAATGGCGAGTTTGAACTGCGCCGCGGATTTGAGATCAAAAAGGGTGAGAAAATATTACTGATTGAAGATGTGATAACCACGGGTAAATCCTCACTAGAAGCAGTAGAATGTGCAGAAGGGAAGGGGGGTAAAGTCGTTGCTGAAGCTGCTCTAATCAAGAGGAATAGTGAAGCAAAATTGCCTTTTCCTATTATATCTTTGCTTGAGCTTAACATTAAAAATTATAGCGAAGAAGAGCTTCCTGAGGAACTGAAACAACTGCCTATAACTAAGCCAGGGAGCAGGGAATATCTAGGTAATTGTACGAAGTAACCCTATTTTCAATGTCATCCAAGTAGAATAGAAACGGATTAAATACAAAATTTACTTGACAACCTTCGCTGTTACCTTTATTACATTGGAGCTATTCATTTAGCTTCAATCTGTGCAGATTAAACGACGAAAGTATCACGGTTGGCGTCTTATGTTTAATTTTTTGCACTATGTGCACCTTATGTCTTTATTAATTTTACCTAGACTTCTAGTTTTTTCCCTATACAAGCTGAAACACGCTTATAAGTCGTTTAAGACAGCACCCAACGCCGGATTTTAAAATAGAGAGTGGAATAACTAGCTACCTCGGGGTTTTATTGTCTTTTTTCTCTGTCTGGTAAATTTCTTAAATATTATAGCTTAAACTAGTTGCTTTCAAAAGCAGCTAAATTGCAGCGTTTAAGGCATAAAAACGCCAATACTGAAAATAAATATTGACCAGGGCTTCTTTTGCCTTTTTTCTCGCTTAGTAAATTTCTTAATGCTTATAGCTAAAGCAATTCAAAAGTCCGTGGAGGGTGTAATTTTATAAGAGTCTATAATACATATGCAAGATTCGCTTGTTTTTTGCCCAAAAGATCTTATATAAGATATGCGTAATCCATTCTCAATTAGTTCAAAAAGTTTTAAGAAATTGGGTTCAAGATTACGCCAGTTTAATGTAGTTTAAGCTAGTTTAGATTATAGAATGAAATCTTCTTAGGCTAGGAAGTGGACTATTGTAGAGGAATTTAGTGTAATATATAGGTCGCCCTTGTGCATGATAAAGATGTGGAGTCAATAAGAAAGTTATTTAACTTATATAATAACAAACAGACTGTAACGCATAGGCTTTGGAATGTTTTTAAATGTTTAGTGACTATTAACTTCGGTGGTGCACTAAAGGAGTGCTTTGTACGTAATACAGTACCCATAGAGGAAAAGAACATCTTATTAGCACAAGGGTTAAAAGAGATAGTCAACAGCAATGATAATGACGGAAGAGTACCTAACTATGTAGATGAATTTTTGGAACAAAAACTAAAAGAAAAATTAGGAGGATATTTTCAATCATTTAATGCTACTCAGAATAATTTAGAGCTTGAGAAAGCAACAGAATTTAGTGAATTTCAGTCTGTAGCCGAGAAATTACTCGAAGGGCATGATGATGAAGAGAAAGAGCACATTATAGAAAAAGCAAAGACATTAGAAGATATAGCATATCCTCTGACTGAGAAATATTTTTTGTTTCGTTATCTGGCTAAAGCAATAGTCTGTGCAAAGGACTCGAGTTTATCTGCGCAAAACAATTATCAAGAGGAAAAAAGTCGTTGCTTAATTTTTTCTCGCGAACTTAAGAATTTTACAGGACCTTCAAATATACAGGATGCAAGCAAAAAGTTCAGTTCTGAACACAGATATATTGATAAATTATTACAAATATCAGATAAAGTAAGTAAACATTCTGGGAAAATAGCAGCTACCTATGTTGCTTATATAGCTGCTATAACATGTGCAAGATATGCAAAAGACGATGAGCATAACGAAGCATGGTATAAGTTAGTTGCTTTACCTAGCACTATTCTTGCTATGTTGCAAATTGTTGTGTCTTGCCCACAAATCATATTCTCAGCGAAAAAGGCAAGAGATATCCGCAATTATGTCTTTGAGGGTAAAAAAGCAAATGGTGCCTACAACATTACAACCAGTAGAGTTGCTGATGTTCAACTTTTGGATAAAAACATTCCTACCTTTTCTAATGGGATGGTATACGTATGTGCTGGCATGTTTAGATGGATTGGTAACCTTTTATTACAACCTATTGACCTAGTTCAAGATGACACTAAAGATCTAATATTAAGGTGGAGTGCAATGCGTTGGTTTACCCCTACTGGTATAGTAGAAGAACAAAGCAAGGTTGCAAGTTTTGTGAACTGTGAATTAAGAAACTTCGTGTATGACAGAATACTTACAGGTGATAGTGCAATAAATAATCAACATGTTAATCGTATTTTTTACTTACTGTATAAAAGAATTGAGGAAAATAAAAAGTGTGATCTTAAAAGAATATACGAAACGCTTACTGGCACAGAAATCGCGAACTTTGAAAGTATTGTTTCCAATAAAGAAAAAAGACAAATATCAAAACTTCAAATTTGGGAGAGGGCAACTTACTTTTTTGCATCTTCTACGCTTATTGCTGAGTATATGTGTTTTAATTATAGAAAGCAGGATATAGGTTGGTATGAAGATCCAGTGTTTTACTTTGCTACTATAGTAAAGTTTATGCGTCTTGGTTCTCTACTGGCATCCAAGTATTTTGGTAATAAAATTACTGAGTATTTGACAGGCAATAAACTAGATAACAATAAGTATTTTCAAGATTTTTTCTATAATGATACGGCAAGAATGGCAGCAGCCGTCATTCCATTGATAATGTTCGAATCTACAGGAGATGTAAAAATATTAAGCATTGCAACAGCAATAGATGTGTTAACAACAGTTAGGTCTGATATAAGTTCTGGTAAAGCATTAAGTAAACTCAATCAAGTCAGTATTGAAAAGTTGACAGCAGAACTTGATGAAGTATCTAATTGTGTAAGATTGTAGCAGAAAAACGGCCAAAAATATCTTTTCTTTAAGAACACTTTTATCTTTGATTATCTGTAAACTCCAACTCTCACAAGCTATGATAGAGTTTTGTGAATTTTTATTTTAGAAAGATGCAAATCATTCTTGCATATCAGAAAGAAATTATGTTCGCCTAATTAGTGGAAGCTAAGATAAGCCTTATTTTCATTTTTACGCAGAATCGAAAATAAGAGGTTTAGTATGTTCATCGAAGGGTGTCATTCCAGCGCGTGACGCTGGAATCCAGGCTTATTTTCATTTCTACGCAAAATCGAAAATAAGAGGTTTCGTATGTTCATCAAAGGGTGTCATTCCAGCGCATGACGCTGGAATCTAGTGAAAAAAAAAGAATGGATCCCGGTATCAAGTACTGGGATGACATCGCTGGACCATTCAGATGACATCCACAACCCTGTCATTCCAGCGCGTGACGCTGGAATCCAGTGAAAAAAGAGTGGATCCCAGTATCAAGTACTGGGATGACAAAAAAAGGGCACTGGGATGACATCGTAGAGGCTACTTGGATGACACCACTTTTGCTTCAATATTCGCACATTAGCCACGTTCCTAAACAGATACAAACATACACTAATATTTGTTTGATACGAAGGAGGGATTATGTATACTGACTTTACAGCTGATTAAATCAAAAACTTAAGCTGATTTTATCTTTGAATGCCTAGATGAATATCTTTGTATTAGATGAAAACCCAGTCATTGCAGCACAAATGTTATGTGATAAGCATA contains:
- the surE gene encoding 5'/3'-nucleotidase SurE; the protein is MIILITNDDGFESEGIKLLKEVAQNFASEIWVVAPDTDRSGAARSLDYPIRQSIRVNQRGEREFSVSGTPADCVIIALNKIMNKKPDLVLSGVNIGSNVGDDVCYSGTIGAVMESAARSIPSIALSQVYHNGMIHWHNTKVFAPKIIAKLVEIGWPKNIAMSVNFPATEKVKGVEFAEQGEYNIDGDLTFTENFDGSLSLNWSREHSGSGSVGKIKEGFITITPIKLDFTDYDTLNAMKNSHADKFFP
- a CDS encoding dihydroneopterin aldolase, yielding MGLGTKPLCNLLIQDLRLWVHLGCSTEEKFHSQLVSINVDFIFKSPPVGFITDRLEDTVCYLEVVQSIKSLAQSKQFNLIEHFTHDVYITISNLLMQKRHIISSIRVTAHKVAPPVPDVHGGVLFTYSNALQEQEDT
- the secD gene encoding protein translocase subunit SecD yields the protein MRNRLIIKSFSVLSILLLALYIILPNFFDNKLLVSKKRINLGLDLKGGSSLLLNVDLDSYFKEKLSMLADEIRESLPTKNIQSSVEGNKQVVVTLNNIDDHKKVSTLVHKINPNLELNRKDASIFISYKPHYKSSLINEVVSESISNVQRRLDKLGTKEVSVQKQGQDKILVQVPGVEDTEQIKSLLGKTAKLAFHLANTNVAKMQDIDHETTVILKDSLGNSYPIFRKTEIGGDSLVNASVRFGQLGKPSVHFKFDSIASKRFAKITKENVGKPFAIILDNTVLTVPTIREPILNGEGEISGNFTEKQASELAILLKSGALPAPLKIIEEKNIGPSLGEESIKAGEIAAMISIVAVALFIIVTYGKLGILASVALLFNVISILLILTLLEATLTLPGIAGIALTVGMSVDANVLIFERIREEMKLGKRTVRAIEEGFKNAIKTILDSNLTTLIAAGIMFAIGSGAIRGFSVTLSIGILCSMFSAITVTKLLIELCVDPKKLVL
- the ligA gene encoding NAD-dependent DNA ligase LigA, which gives rise to MTNLEDLRRELAELQMKMSYHDVLYHQKNKPEITDAEYDELKRKAAEIEAQLPETDVTQNGVGAAPDERFSKVEHQEPMLSLENAYDEEGVERFLSKIKRFLIEDEIEILCEPKIDGLSFSAIYEDGRFVRAATRGDGFIGEDVTHNVATIKGFPRVLPGVKGRLEVRGEIYISNSDFLKLNENNEFANPRNAAAGSLKQLDANVTASRPLRYFAYSLIGGTEKSQSEVLERLEELGFCVNEHRFLTSSLNGMLKFYNEIYDCRYNLDYDIDGIVYKVNDLVLQNRLGSTHKAPRSALAYKFSAVYAKTKLNKIFIQVGRTGVLTPVADLVPVNIGGVLVSRASLHNQDEIKRKDIREGDVVTIKRAGDVIPQIVRVDKGSRHTDAPEFVFPEVCPECGSKVQIEGVAIRCPEEFTCRAQIIEKLKHFVSKDAFDIVGLGEKQIKFFYDLGLVKQIPDIFTLEEKLNEFNLEEQSGWGEKSITNLLNAIQSRKVITLDRFIFSLGIRFIGQVAAALLVNYYVSYDNWYSSMIKLLSDDAEIDGAEKKAAKSFSDELVGIDGIGDKAAKSLESFFSKEHNTKMLKDLTDYLQILPVSSNSSDSILNNKVIVFTGKLLTMSRGEAKVRAKALGAKVSSNLSAKTDYLVSGEKPGTKYKKAVELGVKILDEEQWYSMIS
- the folP gene encoding dihydropteroate synthase, with the protein product MIYISIGSNIGNRLSNLQKAAQLLKEHYFKDLKFSIVLETKAILPNGAPTEWNKPFLNMVVYGSCLASPEELLKGLKQIECDIGRPQIHEKWAPRIIDLDILLWDDLTLDAPYLKIPHPELLNRPFLLHLMAMLNPMGNIPTTNKTFGTVVHNTPSVQDCFLKSFMLSPELVGIVNVTPDSFSDGGLYYDVDQATKQALQLVSDGASVVDLGAQSTRPGSSMQTPEEEYARLKPVLDNLSHYMKAGDIKVSIDSFWPDVILKALEYYNIAWINDVKGDLDDNTLKAIASAGCSIVIMHSLSIPPHKDNIIPGNTDPINTINHWAEKSIDRLLALGFYKSSIIIDPGIGFGKSLYQNIWILRNIEALQSFGCKVLVGHSRKSFISSFSLEPAFNRDLETISTSSVLHNKVDFLRVHNVRDHMRFFVAQATLQG
- a CDS encoding GH25 family lysozyme; this encodes MLSIIHKATQGKNYIDPEYAKRRKASEEGGLMWEAYHFGTREDGRQ
- a CDS encoding CADD family putative folate metabolism protein, producing the protein MTFVQLLNKELDDLHLLKHQFYQSWNEGNLSLEALQVYAKEYYHHVAAFPRYISSIHSLCPNLKMRQVLLGNLVEEEQGDENHPELWQRFAEGLGVSRSDLREDAQIKETQELVDGYFDIVRSGFAMGLGALHAYERQTPEVSKSKIDGLKKHYSINDERSLQFFTVHMHADEWHSEECANLIADLNEEEQGKVMQGAKKGAKLLWGFLDGMMNAYAHC